A window from Moritella yayanosii encodes these proteins:
- a CDS encoding LysR family transcriptional regulator, whose product MNISGIDLNLLIYFDVLLREKNVTRAASMLNITQPAMSNGLRRLRTLLNDPVLVRTSNGMTPTEKSRKLAPVIRKLLLELEEALQEEKEFDQSSERVFRIMASDYAESTLVPRLLSKLSKVAPNMTLDIMTPSDVTFHDVEEGKIDMAINRFDELPQSFYQKTLWHDSFTCMMNADNPIVNKFNLNYYLASKHVWVSKTGFGVGVGMNPNDVQKLGWVDEALNRLGKKRDITVFTRNYNVAMQLALQDELIATLPTQAALIHKNNSCYTLLEPPFPIPNIELKMIWSPLLHHDASHIWFRQLVLEAATELRADNE is encoded by the coding sequence ATGAATATATCAGGGATTGATCTTAATTTATTGATTTACTTCGATGTTTTATTACGTGAAAAAAACGTAACACGTGCTGCAAGTATGCTTAACATTACTCAACCGGCAATGAGTAATGGTTTGCGTCGATTACGTACCTTGCTTAATGATCCTGTTTTAGTACGTACCTCTAATGGTATGACTCCGACTGAAAAATCACGTAAATTAGCCCCTGTGATCAGAAAGTTACTACTGGAACTCGAAGAAGCCTTACAAGAAGAAAAAGAATTTGATCAAAGTAGCGAACGTGTTTTTCGTATTATGGCCAGTGACTATGCTGAGTCGACTCTGGTCCCGCGTTTACTGAGTAAGTTAAGCAAAGTAGCGCCAAACATGACGTTGGATATAATGACACCGTCGGATGTGACCTTTCATGATGTTGAGGAAGGCAAGATTGATATGGCGATTAATCGCTTTGATGAATTACCGCAATCGTTTTATCAAAAAACACTGTGGCATGATTCGTTTACTTGCATGATGAATGCAGATAACCCGATCGTAAATAAGTTTAATTTGAATTATTACTTAGCCTCAAAACATGTGTGGGTATCGAAGACTGGTTTTGGTGTAGGTGTCGGCATGAACCCAAACGATGTACAAAAATTAGGTTGGGTTGATGAAGCACTCAATCGCTTAGGTAAAAAACGTGATATTACAGTATTTACCCGTAATTATAATGTCGCGATGCAACTGGCGCTACAAGATGAGCTAATCGCGACATTACCGACTCAGGCAGCACTCATTCATAAAAACAACAGTTGCTATACTTTGCTTGAACCGCCATTCCCGATCCCGAATATTGAATTGAAAATGATCTGGAGTCCGTTGCTGCATCATGACGCTAGCCATATTTGGTTCCGCCAGTTGGTACTTGAAGCGGCAACGGAGCTGCGTGCTGACAATGAATAG
- a CDS encoding isocitrate lyase has protein sequence MSTYNNDIDSVATLKAEQGSKWAAINPEYAARMRTQNRFKTGLEVAQFTADIMRADMAEYDQDSSQYTQSLGCWHGFTAQQMMMAVKRHEKTTKKSYVYLSGWMVAALRSEFGPLPDQSMHEKTSVPALIEEIYTFLRQADARELDILFNELDDARNNGGDVVAAQAAIDNHETHVVPIIADIDAGFGNEEATYLLAKKMIEAGACCIQIENQVSDAKQCGHQAGKVTVPHEDFLAKINAVRYAFLELGIDNGIIVARTDSLGAGLTQKVPVSQTPGDLASQYNAFLETTPVESAADVAEGDMIIKQNGKLVKPTRLASGLYAFREGTEIDRVVLDCIVSLQNGADLLWIETEKPHVGQIAHMVNEVRKVVPDAKLVYNNSPSFNWTLNFRQQEYAAWVEAGKDVSAYPDPATDPRGLMDEKFDTTELALAADKKIQTFQADSAREAGIFHHLITLPTYHETALGTDILSEGYFGELGMLAYVRDIQRKEIRREQASVKHQNLAGSDIGDAHKGYFSGDNALKAGGEDNTMNQF, from the coding sequence ATGTCAACATACAACAATGATATCGATTCAGTTGCCACACTAAAAGCTGAACAAGGTTCTAAATGGGCTGCTATTAACCCAGAATATGCCGCGCGTATGCGTACTCAAAATCGTTTCAAAACTGGTCTTGAAGTGGCACAGTTTACTGCTGATATCATGCGTGCAGATATGGCGGAATACGACCAAGATTCTTCACAATATACGCAGTCTTTAGGTTGCTGGCATGGTTTCACAGCCCAACAAATGATGATGGCTGTTAAACGTCACGAAAAAACCACCAAGAAAAGCTACGTTTACCTTTCTGGTTGGATGGTTGCGGCACTGCGTTCTGAGTTTGGTCCGTTACCAGACCAATCAATGCACGAAAAAACCTCGGTACCGGCACTAATCGAAGAAATTTATACGTTCCTACGTCAAGCAGATGCACGTGAACTCGATATCTTATTCAACGAATTAGATGATGCCCGTAACAACGGCGGTGACGTAGTCGCAGCACAAGCCGCTATCGACAACCACGAAACACATGTAGTGCCAATCATTGCTGATATCGATGCCGGTTTTGGTAACGAAGAAGCAACGTACCTCCTGGCTAAGAAAATGATTGAAGCCGGTGCATGTTGTATCCAAATTGAAAACCAAGTATCTGATGCTAAACAATGTGGTCACCAAGCAGGTAAAGTAACGGTTCCACACGAAGATTTCCTAGCGAAAATCAACGCGGTACGTTATGCATTCCTTGAATTGGGTATCGACAACGGTATTATCGTGGCACGTACTGACTCATTAGGCGCTGGCCTAACGCAAAAAGTGCCGGTATCACAAACGCCAGGTGACTTAGCATCGCAATACAATGCATTCCTAGAAACAACACCAGTTGAATCTGCAGCAGACGTTGCCGAAGGCGACATGATCATCAAGCAAAACGGTAAATTAGTGAAACCAACCCGTTTAGCATCTGGTCTGTATGCATTCCGTGAAGGCACCGAGATTGACCGCGTGGTACTTGATTGTATCGTTAGCTTACAAAACGGCGCTGATTTATTGTGGATTGAAACTGAAAAACCACACGTAGGTCAAATCGCTCACATGGTTAACGAAGTACGTAAAGTGGTTCCTGATGCGAAATTGGTTTATAACAACTCACCATCATTCAACTGGACGCTTAACTTCCGTCAACAAGAATACGCAGCATGGGTTGAAGCAGGTAAAGATGTATCAGCCTACCCAGACCCAGCAACAGACCCACGCGGCCTGATGGATGAGAAGTTCGATACGACAGAACTTGCCCTTGCAGCAGATAAGAAAATACAAACGTTCCAAGCGGATTCAGCACGTGAAGCGGGTATCTTCCATCACTTGATCACATTGCCGACTTACCATGAAACCGCACTGGGTACAGATATTCTTTCTGAAGGTTACTTCGGTGAACTGGGTATGCTTGCATATGTACGTGATATTCAACGTAAAGAAATCCGTCGTGAACAGGCTTCTGTTAAGCACCAAAACCTAGCGGGTTCAGATATTGGTGATGCTCATAAAGGTTACTTCTCTGGTGATAACGCGCTTAAAGCTGGCGGCGAAGACAACACCATGAACCAGTTCTAA